The Amycolatopsis sp. DG1A-15b genome window below encodes:
- a CDS encoding cellulase family glycosylhydrolase — protein MNWRFLRALVAGLLLAAAAVMAPAAAGAATPTRVMALGDSITGSPGCWRALLWKHLQETGHTDVDFVGTLPPQGCGFTYDGENEGHGGFLATGIARDNQLPGWLSATHPDIILMHLGTNDVWSNIPASTILDAYTTLLGQMRAANPATKLVVAKIIPMNPANCAACGQRVVDLNNAIPGWAQAHSTAASPITVVDQWTGFDPATDTGDGVHPNNTTGIQKMESRWYPALVAALGTGTPTATGLHVDGTRILEANGSPFVLRGVNHAYVWYPGQNRAFADIKSFGANTVRVVLGSGQRWGPTPAAEVTGVIGQCKQNRLICVLEVHDTTGYGEQSGAATLDQAAGYWISVADALKGQENYVVINLGNEPFGNDQQVSATWTSATSNAIKRLRAAGLQHLLMADAPMWGQDWQNIMRDNAPAVFSADPQHNTVFSIHMYGVYDTAAEINAYFDAFRTAGLPLVVGEFGNMHTDGNPDEDTIMAQAQARGLGYLGWSWSGNSSDVAYLDMTNNFDPASLTAWGERFLNGANGIRQTSKEATIYGGGQADTQAPSVPGTPAVSGVTSSGATLSWTASTDNVGVTGYDVLRAPGASGGTFAVVGSTATTSYTDSGLTASSTYRYQVRARDAAGNTSAGSGVATATTSPGGGSGACKVAYASSNWGGGNGFTANVTITNTGTSAVTGWTLGFTFAGGQQVTLPGWGATFAQAGGAVTAKNLSWNGTLAPNASTGIGFNGTFTGTNPAPSAFTLNGSTCSIG, from the coding sequence ATGAACTGGCGATTCCTCCGTGCGCTCGTGGCCGGCTTGCTCCTGGCCGCGGCCGCCGTCATGGCGCCCGCCGCGGCCGGGGCGGCCACGCCAACGCGGGTCATGGCGCTGGGCGACTCCATCACCGGGTCGCCCGGCTGCTGGCGCGCGCTGTTGTGGAAGCACCTCCAGGAGACCGGCCACACGGACGTCGACTTCGTCGGCACCCTGCCGCCCCAGGGCTGCGGCTTCACCTACGACGGGGAGAACGAGGGTCACGGCGGGTTCCTGGCGACCGGGATCGCCCGGGACAACCAGCTGCCCGGCTGGCTGTCGGCGACGCACCCGGACATCATCCTGATGCACCTGGGCACCAACGACGTCTGGAGCAACATCCCGGCGAGCACGATCCTCGACGCCTACACCACGCTCCTCGGGCAGATGCGGGCCGCCAACCCGGCGACCAAGCTGGTCGTCGCGAAGATCATCCCGATGAACCCGGCCAACTGCGCTGCCTGCGGCCAGCGGGTGGTCGACCTGAACAACGCCATCCCCGGCTGGGCGCAGGCGCACTCCACGGCCGCGTCGCCGATCACCGTCGTCGACCAGTGGACCGGGTTCGACCCGGCGACGGACACCGGTGACGGCGTCCACCCGAACAACACCACCGGCATCCAGAAGATGGAGAGCCGCTGGTACCCCGCCCTGGTGGCGGCGCTCGGCACCGGCACACCCACCGCGACCGGCCTGCACGTCGACGGCACCCGGATCCTCGAGGCCAACGGCTCGCCGTTCGTGCTGCGCGGGGTGAACCACGCGTACGTCTGGTACCCGGGCCAGAACCGGGCCTTCGCCGACATCAAGTCCTTCGGCGCCAACACGGTCCGGGTCGTCCTCGGCAGCGGGCAGCGGTGGGGGCCGACCCCGGCCGCCGAAGTCACGGGTGTCATCGGGCAGTGCAAGCAGAACCGGCTGATCTGCGTCCTGGAGGTGCACGACACCACCGGGTACGGCGAGCAGAGCGGGGCCGCCACCCTCGACCAGGCGGCCGGTTACTGGATCAGCGTGGCCGATGCGCTGAAGGGCCAGGAGAACTACGTCGTGATCAACCTGGGCAACGAGCCGTTCGGCAACGACCAGCAGGTCAGCGCGACCTGGACGAGCGCGACGAGCAACGCGATCAAGCGGCTGCGGGCCGCCGGGCTGCAGCACCTGCTGATGGCCGACGCGCCGATGTGGGGCCAGGACTGGCAGAACATCATGCGTGACAACGCCCCCGCGGTGTTCTCCGCCGACCCCCAGCACAACACCGTCTTCTCCATCCACATGTACGGCGTCTACGACACCGCGGCCGAGATCAACGCGTACTTCGACGCCTTCCGCACCGCCGGGCTGCCCCTGGTCGTCGGCGAGTTCGGCAACATGCACACCGACGGCAACCCGGACGAGGACACGATCATGGCCCAGGCGCAGGCCCGCGGCCTCGGCTACCTCGGCTGGTCGTGGAGTGGCAACAGCAGCGACGTCGCCTACCTCGACATGACGAACAACTTCGACCCGGCGAGCCTGACGGCGTGGGGTGAGCGGTTCCTCAACGGCGCCAACGGGATCCGGCAGACGTCGAAGGAAGCCACGATCTACGGTGGCGGCCAGGCGGACACCCAGGCCCCGTCCGTCCCGGGCACGCCGGCCGTGTCGGGCGTGACGTCGAGCGGGGCCACGCTGAGCTGGACCGCGTCGACCGACAACGTCGGTGTCACCGGCTACGACGTCCTCCGGGCGCCGGGAGCGAGCGGGGGCACGTTCGCCGTGGTCGGTTCGACCGCGACGACCTCGTACACCGACAGCGGCCTGACGGCTTCGAGCACGTACCGGTACCAGGTGCGGGCGCGGGACGCCGCCGGGAACACCTCGGCCGGCTCCGGGGTCGCGACGGCGACGACGAGCCCGGGCGGCGGTTCCGGCGCGTGCAAGGTGGCCTACGCGTCCTCGAACTGGGGCGGGGGCAACGGGTTCACCGCCAACGTCACCATCACGAACACCGGCACGAGCGCGGTCACCGGCTGGACGCTGGGCTTCACCTTCGCCGGCGGCCAGCAGGTGACCCTGCCCGGCTGGGGTGC
- a CDS encoding glycosyl hydrolase 53 family protein gives MTVSRTGRLATAALILVPLVLPVPTASAANSLSMLGADVSTVQRALDLGAKYTDAAGVARDPLDILKGAGADYVRLRVWNNPRSGYNDKAKVLQYARAVKAKGLKLLVDFHYSDTWADPDTQTKPAVWASHGVSRLQTDVYDYTYDVCSGLKAQGTTPDSVQIGNEINVGMLWNDGKVVNNDFTNLSLLLKAGYNATKACNGGTQVVVHTADADSDAHARWFYDGIRARGVPWDITGLSYYCYWHGTMANMAGVVSDLRSRYGKPVVLAETAYPYTTANDDSTPNVISAAQPCAGYPATPAGQAANFTAVQDTARAAGAIGVFYWEPTWYAVTGNGWDPADIAGSGNGWENQAVFDRSGRFNPQVRWRA, from the coding sequence ATGACCGTGTCCCGCACCGGCCGCCTCGCGACGGCGGCCCTGATCCTGGTGCCCCTCGTCCTGCCCGTTCCCACGGCTTCGGCCGCGAACTCACTGAGCATGCTGGGCGCGGACGTCTCGACCGTCCAGCGGGCGCTCGACCTCGGCGCGAAGTACACCGACGCGGCCGGGGTGGCCCGCGATCCCCTCGACATCCTCAAGGGTGCGGGCGCCGATTACGTGCGCCTGCGCGTGTGGAACAACCCGCGCAGCGGCTACAACGACAAGGCCAAGGTGCTGCAGTACGCCCGCGCGGTGAAAGCCAAGGGCCTCAAGCTCCTGGTCGACTTCCACTACTCCGACACGTGGGCCGATCCCGATACGCAGACCAAGCCCGCGGTCTGGGCGTCGCACGGCGTGAGCCGGTTGCAGACCGACGTCTACGACTACACCTACGACGTCTGCTCCGGGCTCAAGGCCCAGGGCACGACCCCGGACAGCGTGCAGATCGGCAACGAAATCAACGTCGGGATGCTGTGGAACGACGGGAAAGTCGTCAACAACGACTTCACCAACCTGAGCCTGCTGCTCAAGGCCGGCTACAACGCCACCAAGGCCTGCAACGGCGGCACCCAGGTCGTCGTCCACACCGCCGACGCCGACAGCGACGCCCACGCCCGCTGGTTCTACGACGGCATCCGGGCCCGAGGCGTCCCGTGGGACATCACCGGCCTGTCCTACTACTGCTACTGGCACGGCACGATGGCGAACATGGCCGGCGTGGTGTCCGACCTGCGGTCCCGGTACGGCAAGCCGGTCGTCCTCGCCGAAACGGCCTACCCGTACACGACGGCCAACGACGACAGCACCCCCAACGTCATCTCGGCCGCGCAGCCGTGCGCCGGGTACCCGGCCACCCCGGCCGGGCAGGCGGCGAACTTCACCGCCGTCCAGGACACCGCCCGCGCCGCCGGCGCGATCGGCGTCTTCTACTGGGAACCCACCTGGTACGCGGTGACCGGCAACGGCTGGGACCCGGCCGACATCGCCGGTTCCGGCAACGGCTGGGAGAACCAGGCCGTCTTCGACCGCTCCGGCCGGTTCAACCCGCAGGTTCGCTGGCGAGCGTGA
- a CDS encoding LacI family DNA-binding transcriptional regulator → MKPPIGIRDVALRAEVSVGTVSNVLNRPDVVAAATRARVLAAIDALGYVRNEPARQLRSGTARTIGLVVLDVGNPFFTDVARGVEEAASEAGHAVILCNSGESVAKERGHVELLASQRVHGVLITPVEAGPAPVRWLRDRGISVVLLDHPTAEEDLCSVAVDDRHGGELAVTHLLAEGCERIVMVTGPAGIHQAAERHRGARDAIRLAGRPPDVLEVLPAPALNVACGLRAGEQLLARAVLPDAVFCANDLLALGLLQAAVRAGVRVPEDLAIVGYDDIDFAAAAAVPLTSVRQPRHRIGRTAAALVIAESLSPAEHEHRHVVFTPELVVRESSRRPRRARWPSPSSNSSRTRSKEIG, encoded by the coding sequence GTGAAGCCGCCGATCGGCATCCGGGACGTCGCCCTCCGGGCCGAGGTGTCGGTCGGGACGGTGTCCAACGTGCTGAACCGCCCCGACGTGGTCGCCGCCGCCACCCGCGCGCGGGTCCTCGCCGCCATCGACGCGCTGGGCTACGTCCGCAACGAGCCGGCGCGCCAGCTGCGCTCCGGCACCGCCCGCACGATCGGCTTGGTGGTGCTCGACGTGGGCAACCCGTTCTTCACCGACGTCGCCCGCGGCGTCGAAGAGGCGGCGAGCGAGGCCGGGCACGCGGTGATCCTGTGCAACAGCGGCGAATCCGTGGCCAAGGAACGCGGGCACGTCGAGCTGCTGGCTTCGCAGCGGGTGCACGGGGTGCTGATCACGCCGGTCGAGGCCGGGCCGGCACCGGTGCGGTGGCTGCGGGACCGGGGGATTTCGGTGGTCCTGCTCGACCACCCGACGGCGGAGGAGGACCTGTGCTCGGTCGCGGTGGACGACCGCCACGGCGGTGAGCTCGCGGTCACCCACCTGCTGGCCGAGGGGTGCGAGCGGATCGTGATGGTCACCGGCCCGGCGGGCATCCACCAGGCGGCCGAACGCCACCGCGGCGCCCGCGACGCGATCCGCCTGGCGGGCCGGCCGCCGGACGTCCTCGAGGTGCTGCCGGCACCGGCCCTCAACGTGGCGTGTGGCCTGCGGGCCGGCGAGCAGCTGCTGGCCAGGGCGGTGCTGCCGGACGCCGTCTTCTGCGCGAACGACCTGCTGGCCCTGGGCCTGCTCCAGGCCGCGGTGCGGGCGGGCGTGCGGGTGCCGGAGGACCTGGCGATCGTCGGCTACGACGACATCGACTTCGCGGCGGCGGCCGCGGTTCCGCTGACGTCGGTCCGCCAGCCGAGGCACCGGATCGGCCGCACCGCCGCGGCCCTGGTCATCGCCGAATCGCTGTCGCCGGCCGAGCACGAGCACCGGCACGTGGTCTTCACGCCGGAGCTGGTCGTCCGCGAGTCGAGCCGCCGCCCGAGACGGGCGCGGTGGCCGTCCCCGTCGTCGAACAGCTCGAGAACTCGATCAAAGGAGATCGGATGA
- a CDS encoding carbohydrate ABC transporter permease codes for MTRRSWGWHLLMVLILVVLLYPVVWLVSASFKPAEEVLAGLSLLPSHATGDNYTQVFAGVAGYSVWHYFANSLVISVGAVIGNVVSCSLAAYAFARLHFRGRGPMFGFMLSTIMLPQHVVLIPQYVIFQKLGMVNTFWPLVLPKFLATDAFFVFLMVQFIRTLPGELDEAATIDGCGPVRTFRYVIAPLLRPALITTAIFTFIWTWNDFFSQLIYLNDPGRFTLPLALQIFVDQTSQSAFGPMFAMSVLALLPIGLFFFAFQRYLVEGVATSGLKG; via the coding sequence ATGACCCGCCGGTCGTGGGGATGGCACCTGCTGATGGTGCTGATCCTGGTGGTGCTGCTGTACCCGGTCGTATGGCTGGTCTCGGCGTCGTTCAAGCCCGCGGAGGAGGTGCTGGCCGGGCTGTCGCTGCTGCCGTCGCACGCCACCGGGGACAACTACACGCAGGTGTTCGCCGGCGTGGCCGGGTACAGCGTCTGGCACTACTTCGCCAACTCGCTGGTGATCTCGGTCGGCGCGGTGATCGGCAACGTCGTGTCCTGCTCGCTCGCCGCCTACGCGTTCGCCCGGCTGCACTTCCGGGGCCGCGGGCCGATGTTCGGGTTCATGCTCTCCACCATCATGCTGCCGCAGCACGTCGTGCTCATCCCGCAGTACGTGATCTTCCAGAAGCTCGGCATGGTCAACACGTTCTGGCCGCTCGTCCTGCCGAAGTTCCTGGCCACCGACGCGTTCTTCGTCTTCCTGATGGTGCAGTTCATCCGGACGCTGCCCGGCGAACTGGACGAGGCCGCGACGATCGACGGCTGCGGGCCGGTGCGGACGTTCCGGTACGTGATCGCGCCGCTGCTGCGCCCGGCCCTGATCACCACCGCCATCTTCACCTTCATCTGGACCTGGAACGACTTCTTTTCCCAGTTGATCTACCTCAACGACCCCGGCCGGTTCACCCTGCCGCTGGCGCTGCAGATCTTCGTCGACCAGACGAGCCAGTCGGCGTTCGGCCCGATGTTCGCCATGTCGGTGCTCGCGCTGCTGCCGATCGGGCTGTTCTTCTTCGCCTTCCAGCGGTACCTGGTCGAGGGCGTCGCGACGTCGGGGCTGAAGGGATGA
- a CDS encoding sugar ABC transporter permease, whose protein sequence is MTQAVLDRPVVPGRAAPRRRRGRAGQGTGYLFLSPWLLGVLVLTIGPMIASLYLSFTDYDLFDAPHWVGLGNYVTMFTADDRFWHAAGVTARYVGLSVPLKLGLALAVAMLLNRARRGAGLYRSAFYAPSLLGASVSLALVWRAMFSTGGTADRVLAAFGLDTGGWVDQPQFALLAVIALAVWQFGAPMVIFLAGLKQIPKELYEAAELDGAGAVRRFRSVTLPMLSPVLLFNLVLETIHAFQSFTGAFVVSSGRGGPSDSTLLYTLYLYQRGFTDFRMGFASAMAWVLLVVIGVLTALLFRGSRRWVFYAGETR, encoded by the coding sequence ATGACGCAAGCTGTGCTGGACCGGCCGGTGGTGCCGGGCCGGGCCGCGCCCCGCCGCCGGCGCGGCCGGGCCGGCCAGGGCACCGGCTACCTGTTCCTGTCGCCGTGGCTGCTCGGCGTGCTGGTGCTGACCATCGGCCCGATGATCGCGTCGCTGTACCTGTCGTTCACCGACTACGACCTGTTCGACGCGCCGCACTGGGTCGGCCTGGGCAACTACGTCACGATGTTCACCGCCGACGACCGGTTTTGGCACGCCGCCGGCGTCACCGCCCGGTACGTCGGGCTCTCGGTGCCGCTCAAGCTCGGGCTGGCGCTGGCCGTTGCGATGCTGCTGAACCGCGCCCGCCGCGGCGCCGGGCTGTACCGTTCGGCGTTCTACGCGCCCTCGCTGCTCGGCGCGAGCGTGAGCCTCGCCCTGGTGTGGCGCGCGATGTTCTCGACCGGCGGCACGGCGGACCGGGTGCTCGCCGCGTTCGGCCTCGACACGGGCGGTTGGGTCGATCAGCCGCAGTTCGCGCTGCTCGCCGTGATCGCGCTGGCCGTCTGGCAGTTCGGCGCGCCGATGGTCATCTTCCTGGCCGGGCTCAAGCAGATCCCGAAGGAGCTGTACGAGGCGGCGGAGCTCGACGGCGCCGGCGCGGTCCGCCGGTTCCGGTCGGTGACGCTGCCGATGCTGTCGCCGGTGCTGCTGTTCAACCTGGTGCTGGAGACCATCCACGCGTTCCAGTCGTTCACCGGCGCGTTCGTCGTCAGCAGCGGCCGCGGCGGGCCCAGCGACTCGACCCTGCTCTACACCCTCTACCTCTACCAGCGCGGCTTCACGGACTTCCGGATGGGCTTCGCCTCGGCGATGGCCTGGGTGCTGCTGGTGGTGATCGGCGTGCTCACCGCGCTGCTGTTCCGCGGCTCGCGCCGGTGGGTCTTCTACGCGGGGGAGACTCGATGA
- a CDS encoding extracellular solute-binding protein, with protein MNGRFGLRAGLVAAVAVTLAGLITGCGGGGAASGPTTIRFVWWGNEDRAKVTKAAVDLFMKDNPGITVQTEYAAYDAYFQKLSTQVAGGASPDLIQLDRATLGEYQHRHVLEDLSPYVGKAVDVTGIAPALLAGGKIEGKQYAVPGGQTTQMLAYDAGVFTKAGVEPPSGPGKTWTWAQFGEGLRKVAATGVAGTTDFGWAVDWFEVWLHQHGKQLYTDDGKLGFTAAELTQFWTLTGDLRAAKAVTAPEVTTKMDGSMPNSGLVTKRAGSEINYDSSLSAYLSSYGPGIKAAPLPADGTVSGMAAMPPVTFAVAQRSAHKEAAAKLLSFLVNNPEAGKLLGVARGLPPNTAIREQVCGAAQAATKAVCDYEKSVADRIGPATGLWPTGSAAVKRDFQRVYDDVIFGRTSVADGAARVVQTAQQSLGS; from the coding sequence ATGAACGGACGGTTCGGGCTGCGCGCCGGCCTGGTGGCGGCCGTGGCGGTCACGCTGGCGGGGCTGATCACGGGGTGTGGCGGCGGCGGTGCCGCGTCGGGGCCCACGACGATCCGCTTCGTCTGGTGGGGCAACGAAGACCGCGCCAAGGTCACCAAGGCCGCCGTGGACCTGTTCATGAAGGACAATCCGGGCATCACGGTCCAGACGGAGTACGCCGCGTACGACGCCTACTTCCAGAAGCTCTCGACCCAGGTCGCCGGCGGCGCGTCACCGGACCTGATCCAGCTGGACCGCGCGACGCTCGGCGAGTACCAGCACCGGCACGTGCTCGAAGACCTGAGCCCGTACGTGGGCAAGGCGGTCGACGTCACCGGGATCGCGCCCGCGCTGCTGGCCGGCGGGAAGATCGAGGGCAAGCAGTACGCCGTGCCCGGCGGCCAGACCACGCAGATGCTCGCCTACGACGCGGGCGTCTTCACCAAGGCGGGCGTCGAGCCGCCGTCCGGGCCCGGCAAGACCTGGACCTGGGCGCAGTTCGGCGAAGGTCTGCGCAAGGTGGCGGCGACCGGCGTGGCCGGGACGACCGACTTCGGCTGGGCCGTCGACTGGTTCGAGGTCTGGCTGCACCAGCACGGCAAGCAGCTCTACACCGACGACGGCAAGCTCGGGTTCACCGCCGCCGAGCTGACGCAGTTCTGGACGCTGACCGGCGACCTGCGCGCGGCCAAGGCCGTCACCGCGCCCGAGGTCACCACGAAGATGGACGGCTCCATGCCGAACTCCGGCCTGGTCACCAAGCGGGCCGGGTCGGAGATCAACTACGACTCCAGCCTCAGCGCCTACCTCTCCAGCTACGGCCCGGGGATCAAGGCGGCGCCGCTGCCCGCGGACGGCACGGTGTCCGGCATGGCCGCGATGCCGCCGGTCACCTTCGCCGTCGCGCAGCGCTCGGCGCACAAGGAGGCCGCCGCCAAGCTGCTGAGCTTCCTGGTCAACAACCCGGAAGCGGGGAAGCTGCTGGGCGTGGCGCGCGGGCTGCCGCCCAACACCGCGATCCGCGAGCAGGTCTGCGGCGCGGCCCAGGCCGCCACGAAGGCGGTGTGCGACTACGAGAAGTCGGTCGCCGACCGGATCGGCCCGGCGACCGGCCTGTGGCCCACCGGGTCCGCGGCGGTGAAGCGCGACTTCCAGCGCGTCTACGACGACGTGATCTTCGGCCGCACGAGCGTCGCCGACGGGGCCGCGCGCGTGGTGCAGACCGCGCAGCAGTCGCTCGGGTCCTGA
- a CDS encoding GDSL-type esterase/lipase family protein, with translation MKILGPALAVLLAFGAVPADAAPRWTVCTGSCSFDVPAGDYRIDVVLGGRDAGSTGLDVEARRIALAPVATRAGQRVERSVTVEVRTPEGMPSGQDGPGTPGLQVHLTGPAPQPVRIAVTPAPKAPRVFVISDSTASDWANLPKNGWAQALPEFFRAGPSVRNYAQSGASTVSYLADPLYFARVRPMIRCGDTVLIQLAHNDKQTTEDVYRANLATLISGVRERGGAPVMVTPPVRHRFGADGKLTPLGLVVNNLGVDLPAVMRDVARQQKIPLLDLTARSQALLESLGEAASWPLYLTLAHDGVDDATHLSRYGAEQFAALVARAMTRARLPLAGFLRP, from the coding sequence GTGAAGATCCTCGGACCCGCCCTGGCCGTCTTGCTCGCGTTCGGCGCGGTGCCGGCGGACGCGGCTCCACGGTGGACCGTGTGCACCGGCTCGTGCTCGTTCGACGTGCCGGCGGGCGACTACCGGATCGACGTGGTGCTGGGCGGCCGGGACGCCGGGTCGACCGGGCTGGACGTCGAAGCCCGGCGGATCGCCCTCGCGCCGGTGGCCACCAGGGCGGGCCAGCGCGTCGAGCGTTCGGTCACCGTCGAGGTGCGCACGCCCGAAGGCATGCCGAGCGGCCAGGACGGCCCGGGCACGCCGGGACTCCAGGTGCACCTCACCGGTCCGGCGCCGCAGCCGGTCCGGATCGCCGTGACGCCGGCACCGAAGGCGCCGCGGGTCTTCGTCATCAGCGACTCCACCGCGTCCGACTGGGCGAACCTGCCGAAGAACGGCTGGGCCCAGGCGCTGCCGGAGTTCTTCCGCGCCGGCCCGAGCGTGCGGAACTACGCCCAATCCGGCGCGAGCACGGTCAGCTACCTCGCGGACCCGCTCTACTTCGCCCGGGTGCGACCGATGATCCGGTGCGGGGACACGGTCCTGATCCAGCTGGCGCACAACGACAAGCAGACGACCGAAGACGTCTACCGCGCCAACCTCGCCACCCTGATCTCCGGGGTCCGGGAGCGGGGCGGGGCGCCGGTCATGGTCACACCCCCGGTGCGGCACCGGTTCGGCGCGGACGGCAAGCTCACCCCGCTCGGCCTCGTCGTCAACAACCTCGGCGTCGACCTGCCCGCGGTCATGCGAGACGTCGCCCGGCAGCAGAAGATCCCGCTGCTCGACCTGACCGCGCGCAGCCAGGCGCTGCTGGAAAGCCTGGGCGAAGCCGCGTCCTGGCCGCTGTACCTGACGCTCGCGCACGACGGCGTCGACGACGCGACCCACCTCAGCCGGTACGGCGCGGAGCAGTTCGCCGCGCTCGTCGCACGGGCGATGACCCGGGCCCGGTTGCCGCTCGCGGGGTTCCTGCGCCCCTGA
- a CDS encoding TetR family transcriptional regulator — translation MSQSEPEGLAVRKRRATNARIAASAARLAGRHGVAGTTVDHIAADAEVARATFFRYYDTKESAVAEGITGPWLTLVTAAIARQPAELAPKEALVAAFGELSAEFPAHADSIRELARLTRTSATLAAWTAQAYQRYERAIAALLAPRFREAAAQDPRPRMLAALAMAAVRISLDDWVAGGGALPDLIGRALTAITIEPEGR, via the coding sequence ATGTCTCAGAGTGAACCGGAAGGCTTGGCCGTCCGCAAGAGGCGGGCGACGAACGCGCGGATCGCCGCGTCGGCCGCCCGGCTGGCCGGTCGCCACGGCGTCGCCGGCACGACGGTGGACCACATCGCGGCGGACGCCGAAGTCGCCCGCGCGACCTTCTTCCGCTACTACGACACCAAGGAAAGCGCGGTCGCGGAGGGGATCACCGGGCCGTGGCTGACGCTGGTGACCGCGGCGATCGCCCGCCAGCCGGCCGAGCTGGCGCCGAAGGAAGCGCTGGTGGCGGCGTTCGGTGAGCTCTCGGCGGAGTTCCCGGCGCACGCGGATTCGATCCGCGAGCTGGCCCGCCTCACCCGGACGTCGGCAACCTTGGCCGCGTGGACGGCCCAGGCTTACCAGCGTTACGAGCGGGCCATCGCGGCGTTGCTGGCCCCCAGGTTCCGAGAGGCGGCGGCGCAGGACCCACGCCCACGCATGCTGGCGGCCTTGGCGATGGCGGCGGTCCGCATCTCACTGGACGACTGGGTCGCGGGCGGCGGAGCGCTACCGGACCTCATCGGCCGCGCGTTGACCGCGATCACGATCGAACCGGAGGGCCGTTGA
- a CDS encoding PPOX class F420-dependent oxidoreductase: protein MSAAEISRFLDEQRVATLATLGPSGQPHLVAMWYAVLDGVLWFETKAKSQKAANLRRDARVTVMIETGDTYDALRGVALEGRATIVDDPDALWAVGVNVWERYNGPYSEEVRPMVEFMLTKRVAVRLDVDRTRSWDHRKLGLPALPLGGTTARPRG from the coding sequence ATGTCCGCGGCCGAGATCAGCCGGTTCCTCGACGAGCAACGCGTCGCCACGCTCGCCACCCTCGGCCCGTCGGGCCAGCCGCACCTCGTCGCGATGTGGTACGCCGTGCTCGACGGCGTGCTGTGGTTCGAAACCAAGGCCAAGTCGCAGAAGGCCGCGAACCTGCGCCGCGACGCCCGCGTCACCGTGATGATCGAAACCGGCGACACCTACGACGCGCTGCGCGGAGTCGCCCTCGAAGGCCGGGCCACGATCGTCGACGACCCGGACGCTCTGTGGGCGGTCGGCGTCAACGTCTGGGAGCGGTACAACGGCCCGTACAGCGAAGAGGTCCGGCCGATGGTCGAGTTCATGCTCACCAAGCGGGTCGCCGTCCGCCTCGACGTCGACCGGACGCGGTCGTGGGACCACCGCAAGCTCGGGTTGCCCGCACTGCCGCTCGGGGGCACCACCGCCCGCCCGCGAGGATGA
- a CDS encoding STAS domain-containing protein codes for MTAESNRIRPQDLLRVTAHHSGGAVVLAVTGEVDLLSAPMLGDGVTTALADAPELLVIDLSEVSFLASIGITVLLEARRQAGTGTRIRVVAPEDGVVNRTLRLTGLHEALAVTTTRDDALG; via the coding sequence GTGACCGCTGAGAGCAACCGGATCCGGCCCCAGGACCTCTTGCGCGTGACGGCCCACCACTCCGGCGGCGCGGTCGTGCTGGCGGTGACGGGCGAGGTCGACTTGCTCAGTGCCCCCATGCTCGGCGACGGCGTCACCACCGCCCTCGCCGACGCGCCGGAACTGCTGGTCATCGACCTGTCCGAAGTGTCCTTCCTCGCGTCCATCGGCATCACGGTCCTGCTCGAGGCCCGTCGCCAGGCCGGCACCGGCACCCGGATCCGGGTCGTCGCCCCCGAAGACGGCGTCGTCAACCGCACCCTCCGGCTGACCGGGCTGCACGAAGCGCTGGCCGTCACCACCACCCGGGACGACGCGCTCGGGTGA